The sequence below is a genomic window from Wyeomyia smithii strain HCP4-BCI-WySm-NY-G18 chromosome 1, ASM2978416v1, whole genome shotgun sequence.
AAAAGAAGCTGTCTGCAGGGTCACCACCCTTAACGTCACCAGCCGCAAGCGAACTTTCCAAGGAGATTTTAAAACAGGAGGTAGTTACTGACGAAGTAAAGCCAATCGCCAGCACTTCTACGGCTAAAGCGACTTCCATAAAAGGTGGCAAACCTAAAGAAGAACCTCCACCTGATACTGTTCCGGTCGAATTGGTCAAACTCAATGTTAAACATGACACAAAAGacaaaaagaaagaaaaggCCGAACCGTGTTTGGGCGCTTCAGTAGTAGATTTGACGAAAGCGAACGTAAAGCCAGATAAGAAAGATAAAGTTAAGGACAAACAAAATCCCAAATTGAATTCTGTGGAAAAAGATCAAAAGCTGCTCGTTCCTGAGACCAAGTCTTTGCCGTCAGTTACCTCGAAGGAAACGCTATCTACGACTGCGACCGATTCGAGTGTCACGATAACCGCCAGTTCGAGTGACTCGAACGTGACATTGAAGGATCCGTCCGCGGGTGCGTCGAAACCACTCGGTTCAGAGAACGCTGCTACCGTTGGATCTGAAACTGGTGCGTCTTTGTTGACACACAAATCATCCCACAAGCACAGCAAACGAAAAAAGGAGAAACATCGAGAGCATCACGCCGAGGACGGCGGTTCCATTGCCAGGGAGCATAAACGAAAGCGGAAGCGAAAGAACCATGACATTGAGAACCCCAACGatgccagcagcagcagctacaaCGATCAAACCGGCCGTATTGAGGAGAATAGACCGAGAATTAAAATTAAAGTAGgttctgtttttattttgcttcaCATGTTTTacattatttaaaattatttttccagATTAAATCTGTTCTTGACGGCTCCAACACGCACACAATAGTTTACGTTCCGAATGATAGCATCGAACCTCCGCGACCAACCACCAATTGCGAGTCGCTAATAGTAAGATTGTTATAAGATTCCATTTAGAAGAATAATGTCAAAGTTGAACTATTTCAGACAAGCACACCGTTGAGTTCACCCAGTGTACAGCAAGGGCAGAAGGCACCACCTAAATCCGATGTTTTGGCTGCAACTGTATCTGCTCCAACACTAGAATCTCCAGCTGCATCGAGCAGCAGATCTCAGCCAACGCTGGGAGGATCCGCCTCAGCGCCAGTAATTGGAACCGCAAAGCTATCATCCCCCGCTAGCAGCAAACAAGTGGTGCCCGCTTCGGGTCGGGGACGAGGCCGCCGTCTTAGCGTTGGTAGACCTAACAGAGCCAGTATGAACATTTCCAGTAGTAATACTTCTACGCCCGGTGCTGCCGGTGTAGAAATAACGTGCGACGTGTGCTCTACCACGGGCACATCGGGCAACATTGTTCAGTATGTCTATTTCATGCTAtagtttttctgtattttaaattctttttttcatCCCCTTCGTAGATGTGACGAATGTCGCAAAAACTATCATTTTGGTTGTCTGGAACCGCCACTAAAAAAGACACCAAAAAGGCGAGGCTACTCGTGGCACTGCGCCGATTGTGATCCGACGGTAAGCATTGATTATTTTTACTTATCATTAACAAATGATGTTATCATTTATGTTCTCTAACCAACCATTATTTTAGGACACGGAAAACAACTGAGGTCACGTGCGTCCGCGTACCTCCACGAAGCCCAGTAATTGCGTCAAGTGTATTTGTAAAATGTACTGAAAAcgagaaaaattaaatattcCTCTCACTGAAACTAAACACAGCGGCGGCAACCAAACGAAaagtattttactttttttctttcgtATTGTAAGAAATACACTATTTGGTAACTCATTTAATATATAACTGGAGAATGTCATAACCTGCATGTTGTATGAATCACGGAACCTAGATGAAGAAGTAGTACTGTCTGGAATCTGGAACAATTCCTCTTAAGAAAAACCGTAGATTGTTGCTGTTCAAGAAAAAACTACGCTGGGGCTGCATGCTCTCTATTCGATAGTCATTAGATTGCGATATACGATTTAAAAATGTACTTAAAAAGTAATCCAGTGGAATGACCAATTCTATAGCCAAGCGGTGAAGTGGGAATCCGGGCTCCGTTTTTTCCAGTGTGCAACGGGTGGAGGCATAGTCATCGCTTTGTTGAGGAACATCTGCTGTAAGCTGTTGCCTAGTTTTAATCTAAAAGTCATCAAAACGGTGGGGGTCGAGGTTCCTACTTCCGTCGGCCTAATCATTCCCATAGCAGCCTACTGGCCATCGCAAGGTCCTTCCAGTGGTGGCCATAATGGAGTTCTCCTGTAACCGATTTTGACTGGCCACGGCTCCAGCAGTCTATCGACACCAACATCCGTTACAACATCGAGCTAGAGCCAACGGACGACATCGATCAGTGCTTGCAGACTATCGACAAGGCACTATCCACAGCCCGACAACCACATGTGCCTGCTTCCGGCCTGGTGAGTAACACTCTGAGCCTAGACAGCTTAACTAAATCTTATATAAGACTGACACAACTAAGCACCATTACCAATATACTGACCTGCCCAACGTAAAATCCTATTGTAATCGTCTCAATGAAATTACCAAGCCTGGTTGGCTCCCTTCCAGATTGAAACCCCttctgaaaactcttcatcaaCATCAACACGCAGGTTGAGGTCAGTTAATAACACCAACTGAAAATGCTAAAGCACTTGGTCAGGTCGTTCCCTGGTGAGCACCTTTTGAGCCCGATCTGTCACTGATAATGTCTAAAATCACTGTGAGTCTAGTTGTCTCTGTTGAATCCAAAATTTCTGCTGATGAGGTAATGGCAGCCATTAAATCTTGAAAAAAGGAGACCGCGGGTGTCGATATGGTGGTCAATCTCGAGTTGAAAGATCCATCACCCCGTAAAGATCTTCCACAAGTGTAATCCCCATCCGCAAACCTGGGAAAGATCCCACCGACGCTAAAAGCTACTGAATTATTAGAAAAACGGATTCTAAGCCGACTGCAGTTCGCTGACCAAAATAATATATTCCTTATAGAGCAATTTGGGTTCAAGAGGGGACCACAGTGTCCCAACTCACCCAACAACACCAACTCACCCAGGTAGCGACCATTATCAGGCGGATCAAGTCCGTTTCTAAAACCAACTGCCAATAATTCCCAGTATGGaacatttaaccctctagtgcccaataccgccatttggcaggcttcagtcaaacctctaaaaagcttcaataaatagaACAAATTAATAAATGGGACCGTTCGCTTCAAgcggtttttaaaaattaactaAAAAACTTTTCTCTGGTTGTATCGATTAACTGTCGTGTTCGATGTCTACTTCATCTTCAATAATAAATCTACCATTGTAATCCGGTCTTTCTCTGAGTATTACCAACAACATAACTAAAAAGCAAAAAACAGGATTGATGTCaaacagatatatattttgtTGCGTTACATAAATGATTTAAACCCACGACCCTTGTTAGGCCTCCGGCATATCAACATCATCCAGCACCAGATCGTCTAGCATCTCTTCCAGCGTAATTCGCGGAACTGACGGATCCTCCATATCGTTGACATCCACCGGTATGGCTTTGCTGCCGTCCTTAAATATGTTCACGTTCTGTCGCATATCCGGATCTTCCTCCAAGTCCTCCAAGAATTCGTTGTAATCATTCTCAATGTCCGTGTCAAGCGCGACATCCTCAGCTAAATGTTTCAACTTCCAGTTCCGGATTTGCTTCCGGCTGGTTCGATCGTAGAACTTCTTAATAAGCAACACATCCGGAACGGTATCCTGTTTAAGCTTCTCAAACTCACAATTGTTTATATTAGCATCACGCAAATCGTAGCCCAAAACAGAATCGCCCGGTTTGAGCAAATGACCCAAGTGAGACCGAGTGTGGATCGTGTTTTCATTGGTTCCCAATTCGGAAGCTTTTACCAGCCACACGTCCGCCAGAATGTGTTTAAATGAAACTGGCCCTTGGCCAGGAAAATTACGCTTCTCTTGATCACGAATGATTTCCACGTCCATTACAACAAACTCAACCATTTGCTTAGGATTGCAGATAGCTTCGAACGGATTTTTCCAAAAGGCCATATTTTGTACTTCGGCCATCTGCGCGCTGAGTGGATCCATCAAGTGTATTGCGTTGGCTACTTTGGTAACCAAACAAATTGGCGCAATGTGGCCGAGCTGCtgctggagttttttgttcaaGCATATAAGACTTCCTTTAGAAACTGGTACTACATCTACAGCGTACGAATACTTGTAGTTATAGGAATTGCTGTGAATATCATGAGAAATGAGTTTCTTCGAGTTGGTTACTTTCACGGGTAACACTGCTTGGAGAAAGTCAACCATTTTACGGGCATGGGCGTCGGTAGCATAGTAAAAATCAAGTCCTCCAGAAGGCGATGGCTTAATCCCTAACGTGTTCTCATGAGCCTTATGTTTCAAAATCATTTGTTCCAAATAAAAAAGCGTTTTTTTGTTTATCGATTTTTGACGGACCTGAAAATGATATAAGTTTTTAGTTATTGACATATCCTATAAACTTGCACTCGTTTACCACCTGCACTAGACAGCGCCAGAAATCCTTCGCCTCAGTACGGTGGCAATCATCGCACATTTGATTGTTCACCGTAAACTCGACGACAAAAACCTGCTGCAGCACAACGCCATCCATGACTTCACCGTGAACGGTTAGCTTGACCTTAATTCGTTTGGAATGTGGCTCCGTCCAGACAAATCCGGCATCGACCAGCTTGACCTCCTTCAAGCCCTTCAGCCGCTTTAGGCAAACCGATAGCAATTCCTTCGATTCCAAACTACACTGCACCCATTCACTGGGAGGATTCAGATATCGTTCGCAATTACGACAGAAAAACACAACCGCCTGCTTGGGAATATTGGCCGTGATATCCACGTGGGTGCGCAAACACGCAACGCACATATTAGAAGGGTTCGGTTCTATCGGAACACCACACTCGCAACAAAGACTGAGGGAATGAAAATAAGAGTTAGAGGTTAGATTTAGAATCGACAGAAACAGTGCACCTCTCTCACTTACATTTTGTTTTTATGGTTTGCTCCGATCGACACCGACGGACCATCACTTTGACTAATGTATTCCATCGTTTTGCCGGAAAAAAGAGAAACACTTCTGgcaaaataaattattacatGCAAACGCGGAGCAAATGCAGCACCACGAGTTGCGAATGTAAACAAGAAA
It includes:
- the LOC129718756 gene encoding 60S ribosomal export protein NMD3 yields the protein MEYISQSDGPSVSIGANHKNKILCCECGVPIEPNPSNMCVACLRTHVDITANIPKQAVVFFCRNCERYLNPPSEWVQCSLESKELLSVCLKRLKGLKEVKLVDAGFVWTEPHSKRIKVKLTVHGEVMDGVVLQQVFVVEFTVNNQMCDDCHRTEAKDFWRCLVQVRQKSINKKTLFYLEQMILKHKAHENTLGIKPSPSGGLDFYYATDAHARKMVDFLQAVLPVKVTNSKKLISHDIHSNSYNYKYSYAVDVVPVSKGSLICLNKKLQQQLGHIAPICLVTKVANAIHLMDPLSAQMAEVQNMAFWKNPFEAICNPKQMVEFVVMDVEIIRDQEKRNFPGQGPVSFKHILADVWLVKASELGTNENTIHTRSHLGHLLKPGDSVLGYDLRDANINNCEFEKLKQDTVPDVLLIKKFYDRTSRKQIRNWKLKHLAEDVALDTDIENDYNEFLEDLEEDPDMRQNVNIFKDGSKAIPVDVNDMEDPSVPRITLEEMLDDLVLDDVDMPEA